From the genome of Bosea sp. Tri-49, one region includes:
- a CDS encoding amino acid ABC transporter permease: MIAETDDLTIVPRRHFGRLIGAAAVCLALAAIVRAFAVGQIEWDYVAEFLTVEAIMKGLVNTIVMAILAMLLGITLGVVFAVMRLSTNPVLSMTAVGYIWFFRAVPALLQLLLWFNLALVFPTIGIPGLFSFKTVDVMTPFVAALLGLGIQQGAFTAEVVRAGLLSVDNGQYEAAQTLGMTRLKLLRRIIMPQAMRVIVPPIGNEFIGMVKLTSLASVIQFAEILHSAQNIYYANSRVIELLIVAAIWYLVVVTILSLIQGRIEAYYARGVAAPARR; the protein is encoded by the coding sequence ATGATCGCTGAAACCGACGATCTCACTATCGTTCCTCGCCGGCATTTCGGGCGGCTCATCGGCGCTGCCGCAGTCTGCCTCGCCTTGGCGGCGATCGTGCGCGCCTTCGCGGTCGGGCAGATCGAGTGGGACTACGTCGCCGAGTTCCTGACCGTCGAAGCCATCATGAAAGGCCTCGTCAACACGATCGTCATGGCGATTCTGGCGATGCTGCTCGGCATCACGCTCGGCGTCGTCTTCGCGGTGATGCGGCTCTCGACCAATCCCGTGCTCTCGATGACGGCGGTCGGCTACATCTGGTTCTTCCGGGCCGTGCCGGCGCTGCTGCAACTGCTGCTCTGGTTCAACCTCGCGCTGGTCTTTCCGACGATCGGCATACCCGGCCTGTTCTCCTTCAAGACCGTTGACGTGATGACGCCCTTCGTCGCGGCACTGCTCGGCCTCGGCATCCAGCAGGGCGCCTTCACCGCCGAGGTGGTGCGCGCTGGCCTGCTCTCTGTCGACAACGGTCAGTATGAGGCGGCGCAGACCCTGGGCATGACCCGGCTCAAACTGTTGCGGCGGATCATCATGCCGCAGGCCATGCGGGTGATCGTGCCGCCCATCGGCAACGAGTTCATCGGCATGGTGAAACTCACCTCGCTGGCGAGCGTCATCCAGTTCGCCGAGATCCTGCACAGCGCACAGAACATCTACTACGCCAATTCGCGCGTCATCGAGCTGCTGATCGTCGCCGCGATCTGGTACCTGGTCGTCGTCACCATCCTCAGCCTGATCCAGGGGCGGATCGAGGCCTATTACGCCCGCGGCGTCGCCGCGCCGGCGCGGCGCTGA
- a CDS encoding ABC transporter substrate-binding protein, whose translation MTASFPAGRHLPAAAFTLALGLAAAAPASAQQGSGIPLPAALKSAGHIVVGIETTYPPMAYKDPKTNERIGFNVELVNAIAKELGVSVKWEEMSFEQLMTSLTTGRIDMIGTAISDLPSRRDKLTFVDYLATGAQPFALSAKAGELKSNADLCGKTVGAPRTTSYMPVTAAWSEKNCAGAGKPAITVNGTAGATATRLELKQGRLDAAVLGPEYVAYLMADEPNTYAFIGEPLNKTLFGLAFEKKNSDLRDAVAKATAVVMKNGSYQQALKKFGLERQSLSEPTIDAGQ comes from the coding sequence ATGACCGCTAGTTTTCCAGCCGGACGGCATCTTCCGGCAGCCGCATTCACATTGGCGCTCGGCCTTGCGGCCGCAGCACCGGCCTCTGCCCAGCAAGGCAGCGGCATCCCGCTGCCAGCCGCCCTCAAATCGGCCGGGCATATCGTGGTCGGCATCGAGACCACCTATCCGCCCATGGCCTACAAGGATCCGAAGACCAACGAGCGCATCGGTTTCAACGTCGAGCTCGTCAACGCGATCGCCAAGGAGCTCGGTGTCTCGGTCAAGTGGGAGGAAATGAGCTTCGAGCAGCTCATGACATCGCTGACAACCGGCCGCATCGACATGATCGGCACCGCGATCAGTGATCTGCCCTCGCGCCGCGACAAGCTCACCTTCGTCGACTATCTCGCCACCGGCGCGCAGCCCTTTGCCCTGTCGGCCAAGGCGGGTGAGCTGAAGAGCAATGCCGATCTCTGCGGAAAGACGGTCGGCGCCCCGCGCACCACCAGCTACATGCCGGTCACCGCAGCCTGGAGCGAGAAGAACTGCGCCGGCGCCGGCAAGCCCGCGATCACTGTGAACGGCACAGCCGGAGCCACGGCGACCCGGCTGGAACTCAAGCAGGGCAGGCTCGATGCCGCCGTGCTCGGTCCGGAATATGTGGCTTATCTGATGGCGGATGAGCCGAACACCTATGCCTTCATCGGAGAGCCGCTGAACAAGACGCTGTTCGGCCTCGCCTTCGAGAAAAAGAACAGCGACCTGCGTGACGCCGTCGCCAAGGCGACCGCTGTGGTCATGAAGAACGGCAGCTACCAGCAGGCGCTAAAGAAATTCGGCCTCGAACGGCAGAGCCTCTCCGAGCCCACGATCGACGCCGGCCAGTGA
- a CDS encoding amino acid ABC transporter substrate-binding protein, with amino-acid sequence MKFVLKAALAGAAIALASGAQAQTLKTVKARGVLNCGIGTGLAGFGLADASGTWRGVNIEFCNSLAAAIFSDPAKVKFVSLSSKDRFTALQAGESDLVSATTTWTMSRDVQVGLNFRPIFYYDGQGFMVKKSTGIKSAKELSGASICIQQGTTTELNTADYFRKNNMKFEPVTFATNNEATEAYEAGRCDAFTTDQSGLYSERLRFKDASEHVVLPETISKEPLGYAVRHGDDQWFDIVSWAQYALVTAEELGITKTNIDEMRDKSDNPDVRRLLGKEGAFGQSLGLDNDWAYRIIKTAGNYAEIFDRNLGQQSPLKIARGQNALWMNGGLQYAPPIR; translated from the coding sequence ATGAAATTTGTCTTGAAGGCGGCCCTCGCCGGGGCCGCCATTGCACTGGCCTCCGGAGCTCAGGCGCAGACCTTGAAGACTGTGAAGGCGCGCGGTGTGCTGAACTGCGGCATCGGCACCGGGCTCGCCGGCTTTGGCCTCGCCGATGCCAGCGGCACCTGGCGCGGCGTCAATATCGAGTTCTGCAACTCGCTGGCGGCTGCAATCTTCAGCGATCCGGCAAAGGTGAAATTCGTCTCCCTGTCATCGAAGGACCGCTTCACGGCGCTGCAGGCCGGGGAAAGCGATCTGGTCTCGGCGACGACGACATGGACCATGTCGCGGGATGTCCAGGTCGGTCTCAACTTCCGCCCGATCTTCTACTATGACGGTCAGGGCTTCATGGTGAAGAAGTCGACCGGCATCAAATCCGCGAAGGAGCTCAGCGGCGCCTCGATCTGCATCCAGCAGGGCACGACCACGGAGCTGAACACCGCTGACTACTTCCGCAAGAACAACATGAAGTTCGAGCCGGTGACCTTCGCCACCAACAACGAGGCGACGGAGGCCTACGAAGCAGGTCGCTGCGACGCCTTCACCACCGACCAGTCCGGCCTCTACTCCGAGCGACTGCGCTTCAAGGACGCGTCGGAGCACGTCGTACTGCCGGAGACGATTTCCAAGGAGCCGCTGGGCTATGCCGTGCGCCATGGCGACGATCAGTGGTTCGATATCGTCAGCTGGGCCCAGTACGCCCTTGTGACGGCCGAGGAACTCGGAATCACCAAGACCAATATCGACGAGATGCGCGATAAGTCGGACAATCCCGATGTCCGGCGCCTGCTCGGCAAGGAGGGCGCGTTTGGTCAGTCGCTCGGCCTCGACAACGACTGGGCTTATCGCATCATCAAGACGGCGGGAAATTACGCCGAGATTTTCGATCGCAATCTCGGCCAGCAGTCGCCACTCAAGATCGCGCGCGGTCAGAACGCGCTCTGGATGAACGGCGGCCTGCAGTACGCGCCGCCGATCCGCTAG
- a CDS encoding amino acid synthesis family protein, with the protein MDYGLRKISTFVEETFIEGGKTAGKPVRFVVVAAVLRNPWAGQGFVDNLRPEILRIAPHLGAELTRRLVAVMPAEQVEAYGKAAAVGSNGEIEHASALIHTLRFGNMFREAVKGTAYLSFTNTRNAPGALLSLPMIHKSETGKRSHFLTAQFQIPDAPAADEVLVAIGAADNSRAHPRLADRFQDMEEMKQELETA; encoded by the coding sequence ATGGACTACGGCCTGCGCAAGATCTCGACCTTCGTCGAGGAAACCTTCATCGAGGGCGGCAAGACCGCCGGTAAGCCGGTGCGCTTCGTCGTCGTGGCGGCCGTCCTGCGCAATCCCTGGGCTGGACAGGGCTTCGTCGACAACCTGCGTCCCGAGATCCTGCGCATCGCCCCGCATCTCGGCGCGGAGCTCACCAGGCGCCTCGTCGCGGTTATGCCGGCCGAACAGGTCGAGGCCTATGGCAAGGCCGCCGCTGTCGGCTCCAATGGCGAGATCGAGCACGCCTCGGCGCTGATCCACACGCTGCGCTTCGGCAACATGTTCCGCGAGGCCGTCAAGGGCACTGCCTATCTGAGCTTCACCAACACGCGCAACGCGCCGGGCGCCTTGCTATCGCTACCGATGATCCACAAGAGCGAGACCGGCAAGCGCTCGCACTTCCTCACCGCCCAGTTCCAGATCCCGGATGCGCCGGCCGCCGACGAGGTGCTGGTCGCCATCGGCGCCGCCGACAACAGCCGTGCTCATCCGCGCCTCGCCGACCGCTTTCAGGACATGGAAGAGATGAAGCAGGAACTGGAGACTGCCTGA
- a CDS encoding helix-turn-helix domain-containing protein produces MADQASQMRSLRDVASRINSGGDLDTVLRDLIRAACEHGGWALGSIMAIDAAHGEAHVIVRHDPTLLRRPLENRWELATSPALIALQRNEPVYIRDARASDEFPGYRREAFERDYRTVLVLPMSCFDAQGRPMVLNVVSRGVTDVSGDDLAFMSMIVHLGGIAVAREHQLRAQRLAAEQLQNALQTQTMLLQEVLSGGSTAALSTMLAGLLPDAILVVDFAGNALTASRSPVPLRYDDAAWQRALDGAVGAQIAAGAREAVAAGRVEPQSLHLDDGSQRTQIAARIEALDVDGQPVGALVIFPESGESAGDLQRLLLDSVKFALSVQMMRSVIRFRFETRTLTELFFEIVERRWRDADDIVQRGRRLGLALGTPARMIVVDFPDGPTPPADISVDCHHAVTRLARQMNLSINVIAVGGGLVCLVPEGKSGGPERAAKLAHRMVEVLRHSFSREPIVVLGGVCDGLESYPKEWERCWRMIRIARSFGRSGTLSAFDFGPMPMLIGAAESADVRSFVDGAIGTLIAHDRKHNTPYLATLAAYLREGCRAQACADAMGLHVTTLRYRLSRIQDLFGIDPETADKRFAIELAIRLHGVIESSEVTVA; encoded by the coding sequence ATGGCGGACCAGGCCTCGCAAATGCGCTCGCTGCGCGACGTCGCGAGCCGGATCAATTCCGGCGGTGATCTCGACACGGTGCTTCGCGACCTGATCCGAGCTGCCTGCGAGCATGGCGGCTGGGCGCTGGGCTCGATCATGGCGATCGATGCGGCGCATGGCGAGGCGCACGTCATCGTCCGGCACGACCCGACATTGCTGCGCCGGCCGCTGGAGAATCGCTGGGAGCTGGCGACGAGCCCCGCTTTGATCGCGCTCCAGCGCAACGAGCCCGTCTATATCCGTGACGCACGTGCCTCGGACGAGTTCCCGGGCTATCGCCGTGAGGCCTTCGAACGCGACTATCGCACCGTGCTCGTGCTGCCGATGAGCTGCTTCGACGCGCAAGGTCGGCCAATGGTGCTCAACGTCGTCTCGCGCGGCGTGACCGACGTGTCCGGCGACGACCTCGCCTTCATGAGCATGATCGTCCATCTCGGTGGCATCGCGGTGGCGCGCGAGCATCAGCTGCGGGCGCAGCGGCTGGCGGCGGAGCAATTGCAGAACGCCCTGCAGACCCAGACCATGCTGTTGCAGGAGGTTCTGTCGGGCGGCTCGACCGCGGCTCTTTCCACCATGCTCGCCGGGCTGCTGCCGGATGCGATCCTGGTCGTGGATTTTGCCGGGAATGCGCTCACGGCCAGCCGCTCGCCGGTGCCGCTGCGCTACGACGATGCGGCCTGGCAGAGAGCACTCGACGGCGCGGTCGGCGCGCAGATCGCGGCTGGCGCTCGGGAGGCCGTGGCGGCCGGACGGGTCGAGCCGCAGAGCCTTCACCTCGATGACGGATCGCAGCGGACGCAGATCGCGGCAAGGATCGAGGCGCTCGATGTCGATGGCCAGCCGGTCGGCGCGCTGGTGATCTTTCCGGAGAGCGGGGAGAGCGCCGGAGACCTCCAGCGGCTCCTGCTCGACAGCGTGAAATTTGCGCTCAGCGTGCAGATGATGCGCAGCGTCATCCGCTTCCGCTTCGAGACGCGCACCCTGACCGAGCTCTTCTTCGAGATCGTCGAGCGGCGCTGGCGGGATGCCGACGACATCGTCCAGCGCGGCCGCCGGCTCGGGCTCGCGCTTGGCACGCCGGCGCGGATGATCGTGGTGGATTTTCCCGATGGCCCGACCCCGCCGGCCGATATCAGCGTCGACTGCCACCACGCCGTGACCCGGCTTGCACGCCAGATGAACCTGTCGATTAACGTCATTGCGGTCGGTGGCGGGCTCGTCTGCCTCGTTCCGGAGGGGAAGAGTGGGGGGCCCGAGCGGGCGGCGAAACTGGCGCACCGCATGGTCGAAGTCCTGCGCCACAGCTTCAGCCGCGAGCCGATCGTAGTGCTCGGCGGCGTCTGCGACGGGCTTGAGAGCTACCCGAAGGAATGGGAGCGTTGCTGGCGGATGATCCGGATCGCCCGCTCCTTCGGTCGCAGCGGGACCCTGTCGGCCTTCGACTTCGGTCCGATGCCGATGCTGATCGGCGCGGCCGAGTCGGCCGATGTGCGCAGCTTCGTCGACGGGGCGATAGGCACCCTGATCGCGCATGACCGCAAGCACAATACGCCTTATCTGGCGACGCTCGCAGCGTATCTGCGCGAGGGCTGTCGCGCCCAGGCCTGCGCCGACGCGATGGGGCTGCATGTCACGACCTTGCGCTACCGCCTCTCGCGCATCCAAGATCTCTTCGGCATCGATCCGGAAACGGCCGACAAGCGTTTTGCCATCGAGCTCGCCATCCGGCTGCACGGCGTCATCGAGAGTAGCGAAGTCACGGTGGCGTGA
- a CDS encoding flavin reductase, protein MLATAEKTAPAIDPVALRRAFGTFVTGVTVITTRDADGTPRGMTANSFTSVSLDPPLLLVCVGKSAHSYGAFNNSDSFAVNLLHEAQTDVSNLFASKAANKFDTVNHDSVHTGAPVLTDCLTWFDCTVHNRVDAGDHVVLIGEVQAFGTSPSPPLGFCRGRYANVKDPLPPGWLESHGMIVGYLIESDGQLLLRADGKGGWVLPSAKRRIADNELKLDGGDALTLVPDDTFLYSVFDVSDGDPGYLIYRARLALESASLALSAGLRFFPVDQLPYDEIPTREISSMLRRYARESTSKRFGIYMDSNDGGRLAMVGEAQPWTTVPQS, encoded by the coding sequence ATGCTCGCTACCGCGGAAAAGACGGCCCCTGCGATCGATCCAGTCGCGCTGCGCCGCGCTTTCGGCACCTTCGTGACCGGCGTCACCGTGATCACCACGCGCGATGCCGACGGCACCCCGCGGGGCATGACCGCGAACTCCTTCACCTCGGTCTCGCTCGATCCGCCTCTGCTCCTGGTCTGCGTCGGCAAGAGCGCCCATAGCTACGGCGCCTTCAACAACTCGGATTCCTTCGCGGTCAACCTGCTGCACGAGGCGCAAACCGACGTCTCGAACCTGTTCGCTTCCAAGGCTGCGAACAAGTTCGATACCGTCAATCACGACAGTGTCCACACCGGCGCGCCGGTGCTGACCGACTGCCTGACCTGGTTCGACTGCACGGTCCACAATCGTGTCGACGCCGGCGACCATGTCGTGCTGATCGGCGAGGTGCAGGCCTTCGGTACGAGCCCCTCACCGCCACTCGGCTTCTGCCGCGGCCGCTACGCCAATGTGAAGGACCCCCTGCCGCCCGGCTGGCTCGAGTCGCACGGCATGATCGTCGGCTATCTCATCGAGTCGGACGGGCAGCTTCTGCTTCGCGCCGACGGCAAGGGCGGCTGGGTGCTGCCGAGCGCCAAGCGCCGCATCGCCGACAACGAGCTGAAGCTCGACGGCGGCGATGCGCTGACGCTCGTGCCGGACGACACCTTCCTCTACTCCGTCTTCGACGTCAGCGACGGCGACCCAGGCTACCTGATCTACCGCGCCCGCCTCGCACTGGAATCAGCCTCCCTGGCGCTGTCAGCCGGGCTGCGCTTCTTTCCGGTCGACCAGCTTCCCTACGACGAGATCCCGACCCGAGAGATTAGTTCGATGCTGCGGCGCTACGCCCGCGAGAGCACCAGCAAGCGCTTCGGAATCTACATGGATTCCAACGATGGCGGCCGTCTCGCCATGGTCGGCGAGGCGCAGCCCTGGACCACCGTTCCGCAATCCTGA
- a CDS encoding aldehyde dehydrogenase, with translation MQTTVTSLEGSRQGLFIDGAFVAPKSGVYVPSYDPTTAEPWYEFAQGDAADVDAAVRSARAAFINPAWRRMTQTERGKLVRRLGELVLANADELAMIECRDNGKLLKEMRAQMRAIPDSYLYFAGMADKLQGDTIPVNKLDSLNFNLREPLGVIGMIIPWNSPLMMLTGTLAPCLAIGNTIVVKPSEHATASSLALAELAIEAGIPPGVLNVITGDGATTGEALTRHPGIAKYVFTGSTFTGRRIAGNAAQNLAPCQMELGGKSPHVIFSDVDIDRAVNGVVSGVFAAAGQTCVAGSRCFVEQPVYDRFVEALVARTRRMKVGHPQTEDTDIGPVALAAQLAKVEDYVGSGVRDGAKVAAGGRRPQDGALARGWYFEPTVMVEARNDMRFMREEIFGPVVGIVPFKTEAEMIQLANDTEYGLASGIWTKDIDRAMRFAREIDAGTVWINTYRSAAYMSANGGMKNSGYGRRGGFEVMREFSRLKNVLIDYSGAMQDPFVIRLR, from the coding sequence ATGCAGACGACCGTCACTTCCCTCGAAGGTTCGCGCCAGGGTCTGTTCATCGACGGCGCCTTCGTCGCGCCGAAGAGCGGCGTCTATGTGCCGTCCTACGACCCGACAACGGCCGAGCCCTGGTACGAGTTTGCGCAGGGCGATGCCGCCGATGTCGACGCGGCCGTGCGCTCGGCGCGGGCCGCCTTCATCAACCCGGCCTGGCGCCGCATGACCCAGACCGAGCGCGGCAAGCTGGTGCGCCGGCTCGGCGAGCTCGTGCTCGCGAACGCCGACGAGCTGGCGATGATCGAGTGCCGCGACAACGGCAAGCTGCTCAAGGAGATGCGGGCCCAGATGCGGGCCATCCCGGATTCCTATCTCTACTTCGCCGGCATGGCAGACAAGCTCCAGGGCGACACGATCCCGGTCAACAAGCTCGACTCGCTGAACTTCAACCTGCGCGAGCCGCTCGGCGTGATCGGCATGATCATTCCATGGAACTCGCCGCTGATGATGCTGACCGGCACGCTCGCGCCCTGCCTCGCCATCGGCAACACCATCGTCGTGAAGCCCTCCGAGCATGCCACGGCCTCGAGCCTCGCACTCGCGGAGCTGGCGATCGAGGCCGGCATCCCCCCGGGGGTTCTCAACGTCATCACCGGCGACGGCGCCACCACCGGCGAGGCGCTGACGCGCCATCCCGGCATCGCCAAATACGTCTTCACCGGCTCGACCTTTACCGGCCGCAGGATTGCGGGCAACGCCGCGCAGAACTTAGCGCCCTGCCAGATGGAGCTGGGGGGCAAGTCGCCCCATGTCATCTTCTCCGATGTCGACATCGACCGGGCGGTGAATGGCGTCGTCTCCGGCGTCTTCGCCGCCGCCGGCCAGACCTGCGTCGCCGGCTCGCGCTGCTTCGTCGAGCAGCCGGTGTACGACCGCTTCGTCGAGGCGCTGGTCGCGCGCACGCGCCGCATGAAGGTCGGTCACCCGCAGACCGAGGACACCGATATCGGCCCGGTCGCGCTGGCGGCCCAGCTCGCCAAGGTCGAGGATTATGTTGGCTCCGGCGTGCGCGACGGCGCCAAGGTCGCGGCCGGCGGCCGCCGGCCACAGGACGGGGCGCTGGCGCGCGGCTGGTATTTCGAGCCGACCGTGATGGTCGAGGCGCGCAACGACATGCGCTTCATGCGCGAGGAGATCTTCGGGCCGGTCGTCGGCATCGTGCCGTTCAAGACCGAGGCCGAGATGATCCAGCTTGCCAACGACACCGAATACGGTCTCGCCTCCGGCATCTGGACCAAGGACATCGACCGGGCGATGCGCTTTGCCCGCGAGATCGATGCCGGCACCGTCTGGATCAACACCTACCGCTCTGCCGCCTACATGTCCGCCAATGGCGGCATGAAGAACAGCGGCTATGGCCGCCGCGGCGGCTTCGAGGTGATGCGCGAATTCTCGCGCCTCAAAAACGTTCTCATCGACTACTCGGGCGCCATGCAGGACCCGTTCGTCATTCGCCTGCGCTGA
- a CDS encoding LLM class flavin-dependent oxidoreductase: MKFAVSISMERFSPGESMQDAVRNFRALARVADEGGFETLWTAEHHTIECTISPNPFQTLTWLAQHTDRIRLGTATLVAPYWSPIRLAGEAALCDHLTGGRLEFGIARGAYQYEFDRMAGGIPQQQGVAFMQELVPAVQKLWAGDYEHDGHYWKFPLATSVPKPLQQPHPAIWVAARDPGTFDWAIGIGANILSTPLSAPPAEVGVLGEKFRKAVADHPGRPRPRLMMQRRTCVYDRQADWELAVRHSVDYGGYFENLMQNSGTVTNGFPEAIPFETIANRDNYNPQAVRDNLMFGTPDEVIRKLQVYEDAGVDQYCLGLSFNLPFELQMRTLRLFIDEVMPHFAARERDEAQVAEQGPRLAAVGY, encoded by the coding sequence ATGAAATTCGCCGTTTCCATCAGCATGGAGCGCTTCTCACCGGGCGAGTCCATGCAGGACGCCGTCAGGAATTTCCGCGCTCTGGCGAGGGTCGCCGACGAGGGCGGCTTCGAGACTTTGTGGACCGCCGAGCATCACACCATCGAGTGCACGATCTCGCCGAACCCGTTCCAGACGCTGACCTGGCTCGCCCAGCATACCGACCGCATCCGGCTCGGCACCGCAACGCTAGTCGCACCCTACTGGTCGCCGATCCGACTGGCCGGCGAGGCTGCGCTCTGCGACCATCTTACCGGCGGGCGCCTCGAATTCGGCATCGCCCGCGGCGCCTATCAATACGAGTTCGACCGGATGGCCGGCGGCATCCCGCAGCAGCAGGGTGTCGCCTTCATGCAGGAGCTCGTGCCGGCGGTGCAGAAACTCTGGGCGGGCGACTATGAGCATGACGGGCACTACTGGAAGTTTCCGCTCGCGACCTCGGTGCCCAAGCCCCTGCAGCAACCGCACCCGGCGATCTGGGTCGCGGCGCGCGATCCCGGCACTTTCGACTGGGCGATTGGCATCGGCGCCAACATCCTCTCGACGCCACTTTCGGCGCCGCCGGCCGAGGTCGGCGTGCTCGGTGAGAAGTTCCGCAAGGCGGTCGCCGACCATCCTGGGCGCCCCCGCCCACGCCTGATGATGCAGCGGCGCACCTGCGTCTATGACCGGCAGGCCGACTGGGAGCTCGCTGTCCGGCATTCGGTCGATTACGGCGGCTATTTCGAGAACCTGATGCAGAACAGCGGCACGGTGACGAACGGCTTCCCTGAGGCCATTCCCTTCGAGACCATCGCCAACCGCGACAACTACAATCCGCAGGCCGTGCGCGACAATCTGATGTTCGGCACGCCCGACGAGGTGATCCGCAAGCTCCAGGTCTATGAGGATGCCGGCGTCGATCAGTACTGCCTCGGCCTATCCTTCAACCTGCCTTTCGAGCTGCAGATGCGAACGCTGCGCCTCTTCATCGACGAGGTGATGCCCCATTTCGCCGCCCGCGAGCGGGACGAGGCCCAAGTGGCAGAACAAGGGCCGCGCCTTGCGGCCGTGGGGTACTGA
- a CDS encoding alpha/beta fold hydrolase yields the protein MAAGTSAARRAEPADGPRSLTVGGVTLNYRLQGQGEPLICVHGVGSYLEAWKGVAERLSDRFRILSFDLRGHGRSSKVRGRYEIDDFVGDVLVLADHAGFESFNLAGFSLGGLIAQRLALTHQQRVRRLVLLATVAGRNEEERERVATRLAALQAGDRGSHYDASLSRWLTEGFQERNPELIAKLRQRNAENDPECYAAAYRVLAQTDFGGLLDQIRIPVLIATGEEDAGSNPRMALYMHERISGSQLHILPGLRHSILTEAPEQVAGLMRSFLGDGREGQRA from the coding sequence ATGGCCGCGGGAACCTCAGCCGCCCGGCGCGCCGAACCGGCAGACGGGCCGCGGAGCCTGACCGTCGGCGGCGTAACGCTGAACTATCGCCTGCAGGGGCAGGGCGAGCCGCTCATCTGCGTCCACGGCGTCGGCTCCTATCTCGAGGCCTGGAAGGGCGTGGCGGAACGCCTCTCCGACCGCTTCCGCATCCTCAGTTTCGACCTGCGTGGCCATGGCCGCTCGAGCAAGGTGCGCGGGCGCTACGAGATCGACGATTTCGTCGGCGATGTGCTGGTGCTGGCCGATCATGCCGGCTTCGAAAGCTTCAACCTCGCCGGCTTCTCGCTTGGCGGGCTGATCGCGCAGCGACTTGCGCTGACGCATCAGCAGCGCGTCCGCCGGCTCGTGCTGCTGGCGACGGTGGCCGGACGCAACGAGGAGGAACGCGAGCGCGTCGCGACGCGGCTTGCGGCCCTGCAGGCCGGCGACCGCGGCTCGCATTACGACGCCTCGCTTTCGCGCTGGCTGACCGAAGGCTTCCAGGAGCGCAATCCCGAGCTGATCGCGAAGCTGCGCCAGCGCAATGCCGAGAACGACCCGGAGTGCTATGCTGCGGCCTATCGGGTGCTGGCGCAGACCGATTTTGGAGGGCTGCTCGACCAGATCCGCATCCCGGTCCTGATCGCGACAGGCGAGGAGGATGCCGGCTCCAATCCACGCATGGCGCTCTACATGCACGAGCGCATCTCCGGCTCGCAGCTGCACATTCTGCCGGGCCTGCGCCACTCGATCCTGACCGAGGCGCCCGAGCAGGTCGCCGGCCTGATGCGCAGCTTCCTCGGCGACGGCAGGGAGGGACAACGCGCATGA
- a CDS encoding NIPSNAP family protein: protein MIVEERIYRIRTGRVGRYLQLVREEGLEIQQPILGHLVGYFTTEIGPLSHVTHLWAYADFEDRTRRRQQLADDPRWQAFLPKLSETIEQAENRILLPTDFSPLR, encoded by the coding sequence ATGATCGTCGAGGAACGGATCTATCGCATCCGCACCGGCCGCGTCGGCCGCTATCTCCAGCTGGTGCGGGAGGAGGGGCTGGAGATCCAGCAGCCGATCCTCGGCCATCTGGTCGGCTACTTCACCACCGAGATCGGACCGCTCAGCCACGTGACCCATCTCTGGGCCTATGCCGATTTCGAGGACAGGACGCGCCGGCGCCAGCAGCTCGCGGATGATCCGCGCTGGCAGGCCTTCCTGCCCAAGCTTTCGGAGACCATCGAGCAGGCCGAGAACCGGATCCTGCTGCCGACTGATTTCTCGCCGCTGCGCTAG